The Bacteroides sp. AN502(2024) DNA segment TTGCCTGATTCTTTTCAATAGTACCGACAATCACCACTGTTCTTCCTTTTTTCCATTCATCTGCCAATTTTAGTCTCTGTCCTGTGACATTTTCAATATCAGACACAAACAGTTCGGCAACCTTCTTTACAACCGGGTAATCATTGACATCATAACACACGGTCGCCTTTATTTTCGATGCGACTAATGGGAAAGTATATTTACTATGTTTTACATTCTCATTCACAACCACTTGTGATTGCAGGGCAGATGCCACTACCAATAATATTAATAGCGAAAAGATTCTCATTGATACAGTAGTTCTAGTTATTCAGTTCTATTTCTTTTTATCTTCAAAATGATAGTTATATGGATTCCGCTTAAAATGATAACGATTTCTTGGCACCGGCAATGGGTGTTGTACACGCAGTTCCCAAGTCATCAATTCTTCCAGCAATTCCATTTGTTTGGAGGCATATTTCTTTTTATTATAAAGATTATTAATCTCGGAAGGATCGGCTTTCAAGTTATACAGTTCACCACGACCATAATTGTCGAGTACCAGCTTCCAGTCATCTTTGCGAACCATACGTTCAGTTCCACTTTGTGTCCAGGTATTCAGTTCGTCAAAATGAACTATTTTATTGGGTTGCAAAGCCCCCTCTTTAGCAAATGTCAACGGTTCATCCCGGGTGAAATCTTCACTACAATAATCAAAATCTTTCCCTTTCACATGTGCATGATTCTTTCCCACTAATGCCGTCTTATATCTTTGTTCTTTAAACACTTCGAGCATATCTTTCTTATAATACATATCGGGAGTATTATGGTTAGTATGGACATGCGTAGCAGGCCAGTAACATCCTGTAAACATGGAACAACGGGCAGGCATACTAGCAGGAGCTACCGTATACGCTTTATCAAAGCATACATTGCTCAAGGCCAAAGAATCGGCAAAAGGAAGCACAGCCATCGGAAAACCTTCGCGACCACACAAATCAGCTCGCTGTTGGTCATCCATGATGATAACCACATTGGGGTTGGGTGTTTTTGCAGACATTGGGATGATATTTATCATACCGGAAACAGCAGAGATTAAGAATAAAACTATCCTATTCATAATATAGCATCATAATAAGTTAGTAACAAGAAGTGTATGAATTACTCACACCCAAAATTCGGCAATCTTTCCGATAAATTACGAAAATAACCATTCAATAAAGGACAAAAAATAACCATTTTCACATAAAACTCATCCAATACAGATTTTGCTTATAAAGATAAAAAATGAATAGCAACATTGTAATATGTTTCAACATCTCTCCGTTC contains these protein-coding regions:
- a CDS encoding sulfatase-like hydrolase/transferase; the encoded protein is MNRIVLFLISAVSGMINIIPMSAKTPNPNVVIIMDDQQRADLCGREGFPMAVLPFADSLALSNVCFDKAYTVAPASMPARCSMFTGCYWPATHVHTNHNTPDMYYKKDMLEVFKEQRYKTALVGKNHAHVKGKDFDYCSEDFTRDEPLTFAKEGALQPNKIVHFDELNTWTQSGTERMVRKDDWKLVLDNYGRGELYNLKADPSEINNLYNKKKYASKQMELLEELMTWELRVQHPLPVPRNRYHFKRNPYNYHFEDKKK